In a single window of the Vicia villosa cultivar HV-30 ecotype Madison, WI unplaced genomic scaffold, Vvil1.0 ctg.000048F_1_1, whole genome shotgun sequence genome:
- the LOC131623085 gene encoding uncharacterized protein LOC131623085 yields MEYNLQTKAEWGPPHSESYYLESNYTVEVPVEYSEKSRQSLGALDPCILLESVWDSMAANLKFPMKDVYNCLLNAGTVEWNNLIRFNPARPHAVFCLWMQCHGRLPTKERMCRFGFIGDAICSMCGRDNENLHHVYFDCHSSLAIWCSILNWIGIIHTPRPWTEEFHWILANTKKKGWKAKLLKLAFTETIYGIWQFRNSKVFGNNAYTEHTTTLSIIDCIMHRGWIDRKLRNHIASFLL; encoded by the exons ATGGAATACAATTTGCAGACCAAAGCAGAGTGGGGACCTCCACATTCTGAATCTTACTATCTGGAATCAAACTACACTGTTGAAGTGCCTGTGGAATATTCAGAGAAAAGCAGACAATCTTTGGGTGCACTGGATCCATGCATACTACTTGAAAG TGTTTGGGATTCCATGGCTGCAAATCTGAAGTTCCCAATGAAAGATGTTTACAACTGCCTGCTGAATGCTGGAACTGTGGAGTGGAACAATCTGATTAGGTTTAATCCGGCTAGACCTCATGCTGTTTTTTGTCTATGGATGCAATGCCATGGCAGACTACCTACAAAGGAGAGAATGTGTCGCTTTGGGTTCATTGGTGATGCTATATGCAGCATGTGTGGAAGAGATAATGAAAACTTGCACCATGTTTATTTTGACTGCCATAGTTCATTGGCTATCTGGTGCTCTATTCTCAATTGGATTGGTATCATTCATACACCCCGACCGTGGACTGAAGAATTTCATTGGATTCTTGCTAATACTAAAAAGAAGGGATGGAAAGCAAAGCTGTTAAAACTTGCTTTTACTGAAACCATATATGGCATATGGCAATTTCGCAATAGCAAAGTTTTTGGCAACAATGCATACACTGAACACACTACAACTCTGAGTATCATAGATTGCATTATGCACAGAGGATGGATTGATAGAAAACTCAGGAACCACATAGCTAGCTTTTTACTATAA
- the LOC131623043 gene encoding uncharacterized protein LOC131623043 — MEWVRKGAATFLVWVIVNMLEEREKKLNKQCNEIVISRSNMGSDQSTMDSIVSPQRGFYTVHKMMQIANITMLKIWSILISKADKQERKAKLTRSVPDSADAVNNVSEEMTTKKIRYAHDNEEISNKLSKEISTGGGRQ, encoded by the exons AT GGAATGGGTTAGAAAGGGAGCTGCAACATTCTTGGTATGGGTGATAGTAAATATGCTTGAGGAAAGAGAGAAAAAGCTTAATAAGCAGTGCAATGAGATAGTAATCAGTAGATCTAATATGGGTTCTGATCAATCTACAATGGATAGCATTGTCTCACCCCAACGTGGATTTTACACAGTTCATAAGATGATGCAGATAGCAAACATAACAATGTTAAAGATATGGTCTATACTTATTTCCAAGGCTGACAAG CAGGAGAGGAAAGCAAAATTAACCAG gtCCGTTCCTGACTCTGCTGATGCAGTAAATAATGTTTCCGAAGAAATGACTACAAAGAAGATTCGTTATGCGCATGATAATGAAGAAATTTCGAACAAACTCTCTAAAGAAATCTCAACGG GTGGTGGCAGACAATGA
- the LOC131623045 gene encoding G-type lectin S-receptor-like serine/threonine-protein kinase At1g34300, with protein MFHFLFLTFLIFTAVVTAVNPGSTLSASDTNQSWSSPSSTFSLRFVPVDPPTSPPTFLAAIVYSGGAPTVWTASNSNSSSIPVDSAGSLQFLTNGLLRLVNGSGSTVWDSGTANRNAKSASVEESGRLVISNGTADIWSSFDHLTDTLLPSQNFSVGMALKSGSYSFNLSNIGNMSLFWNNSVDFWTLGLNSTVKQNLSSPVLSLTSIGILQLSDVNFSTPVVFAYSSDYADAGSGGSDVLRILKLDSDGNLRIYSTSRGSSNPIVRWSAVQDQCQVYAYCGNYGICSYNNTNPICGCPSRNFEMVSGVRQGCRRKVSLGSCRGNETMLTLDHTQLLTYPPDTQSQAFFIGISACRGNCLSGSGACFASTSMSDGTGQCYIKSEDFVSGYQSPALPSTSYVKVCPPLDPNPPPSSGETVKEKSSRVQAWIVVAVVLGTLLGVVAIEGCFWFCCCRKTSRFGVLSAQYALLEYASGAPVQFTYKELQRSTKGFKEKLGAGGFGAVYRGVLVNKTVVAVKQLEGIEQGEKQFRMEVATISSTHHLNLVRLIGFCSEGRHRLLVYEFMKNSSLDNFLFLKEEQSGKQLNWEYRFNIALGTARGITYLHEECRDCIVHCDIKPENILLDDNYVAKVSDFGLAKLVNPKDHRHRTLTSVRGTRGYLAPEWIANLPVTSKSDVYSYGMVLLEIVSGRRNFDVSDETNRKKFSIWAYEEFEKGNIKGILDKRLADIEIDMEQVMRAIKVCFWCIQEQPSQRPMMSKVVQMLEGVKEIEKPPPPKFVAEGPVSGTSTYISSNVSALSTIGASPNVPSSSSSIQTSGVSNFASGRNPEKATSSLLQSDL; from the coding sequence ATGTTCCACTTTCTATTCTTAACCTTTCTCATCTTCACCGCCGTCGTCACCGCCGTCAACCCTGGCTCCACTCTCTCCGCTTCCGACACCAACCAATCATGGTCCTCCCCATCTTCCACTTTCTCCCTCCGCTTCGTCCCCGTCGATCCCCCAACCTCCCCTCCCACCTTCCTCGCCGCCATCGTCTACTCCGGCGGAGCTCCCACCGTCTGGACAGCCAGTAACTCCAACTCCAGCTCCATCCCCGTCGACTCCGCTGGTTCCCTCCAGTTCCTAACCAACGGCCTCCTCCGTCTCGTCAACGGTTCCGGCTCCACCGTCTGGGACTCCGGAACCGCCAACCGCAACGCAAAGTCAGCCTCAGTTGAAGAAAGTGGCAGATTGGTGATCTCGAATGGAACGGCTGATATTTGGTCTAGCTTTGATCATCTTACCGATACGCTTTTGCCTTCTCAGAATTTCAGTGTTGGTATGGCTTTGAAATCTGGTTCTTATTCGTTTAATTTATCCAACATTGGGAATATGAGTTTGTTTTGGAATAATAGTGTAGACTTTTGGACTCTAGGGTTGAATTCTACTGTGAAACAGAATTTGAGTTCACCTGTTTTGAGTTTAACATCTATTGGGATTCTGCAACTTTCTGATGTGAATTTTAGTACTCCTGTTGTTTTTGCTTATAGTAGTGACTATGCTGATGCTggtagtggtgggagtgatgttCTTAGGATTTTGAAATTGGATAGTGATGGGAATTTGAGGATTTATAGTACTTCTAGAGGTAGTTCGAATCCGATTGTTAGATGGTCTGCTGTTCAAGATCAGTGTCAGGTTTATGCTTACTGTGGGAACTATGGTATATGTAGTTATAATAATACGAATCCGATTTGTGGGTGTCCCTCGCGGAATTTTGAGATGGTTAGCGGTGTTAGGCAAGGGTGTAGGAGGAAAGTGAGCCTTGGTAGTTGTCGAGGGAATGAAACTATGTTGACGTTGGATCATACTCAGTTGTTGACTTATCCGCCTGATACTCAGTCGCAGGCGTTTTTTATTGGTATATCGGCGTGTAGAGGAAATTGTCTTTCGGGTTCGGGTGCTTGTTTTGCTTCTACTTCTATGTCGGATGGAACGGGACAGTGTTATATTAAGTCGGAGGATTTTGTGAGTGGTTATCAAAGTCCAGCGTTACCTAGTACTTCTTATGTCAAGGTTTGTCCGCCTTTGGATCCGAATCCACCGCCGTCTTCAGGGGAGACGGTGAAGGAAAAGAGTTCGAGAGTACAGGCGTGGATTGTTGTGGCTGTTGTTTTGGGAACTCTTTTAGGAGTGGTTGCTATTGAAGGTtgtttttggttttgttgttgtAGAAAAACTTCAAGGTTTGGTGTATTGTCGGCTCAGTATGCTCTTCTTGAGTATGCTTCTGGTGCGCCGGTTCAGTTCACGTACAAGGAGCTTCAGCGCTCGACAAAAGGGTTCAAGGAGAAGCTTGGAGCGGGTGGATTTGGGGCAGTGTATAGAGGAGTTCTTGTTAACAAAACTGTAGTTGCGGTGAAACAGCTCGAAGGAATTGAACAAGGTGAGAAACAGTTTAGGATGGAAGTTGCAACTATAAGCAGTACTCATCATCTTAATTTGGTGAGACTTATTGGTTTTTGCTCGGAAGGGCGCCACCGGCTTTTAGTGTACGAGTTCATGAAAAACAGTTCACTGGATAATTTTTTGTTCTTGAAAGAAGAGCAATCGGGGAAACAGTTGAATTGGGAGTATCGGTTCAATATCGCGCTTGGCACTGCAAGAGGAATCACATACCTTCATGAGGAGTGCCGCGACTGCATAGTCCACTGTGATATCAAACCTGAAAACATTCTCTTGGACGATAATTACGTCGCCAAAGTCTCTGATTTCGGTCTTGCAAAGCTCGTGAATCCGAAAGACCATAGACACAGAACCTTGACAAGCGTGCGGGGAACAAGAGGATATTTAGCCCCTGAGTGGATTGCAAATCTTCCTGTAACATCTAAATCCGATGTTTACAGCTACGGCATGGTTTTGTTAGAGATTGTGAGCGGAAGGCGGAACTTTGATGTTTCCGATGAAACAAATCGGAAGAAGTTCTCTATTTGGGCCTATGAAGAGTTTGAGAAAGGCAACATCAAAGGGATTTTGGATAAAAGacttgcagatatagaaatcgaTATGGAGCAAGTTATGAGAGCGATCAAGGTATGCTTTTGGTGCATCCAAGAGCAACCGTCACAAAGACCTATGATGAGCAAAGTTGTTCAAATGCTAGAAGGTGTAAAAGAAATTGAGAAGCCACCTCCTCCTAAATTTGTTGCCGAAGGACCTGTTAGCGGAACCAGCACCTACATTAGTAGCAACGTTAGCGCGTTGTCCACAATTGGAGCCTCGCCAAATGttccttcatcatcatcttcaattcaaACTAGTGGTGTTTCAAACTTTGCCTCGGGAAGAAACCCCGAGAAGGCAACTTCATCCCTTTTACAGTCAGACCTATGA
- the LOC131622998 gene encoding protein DETOXIFICATION 54, protein MEDSNDRDFFSHKFPTTSQVVEELKELWSMALPITAMNMLVFVRAVVSVLFLGRLGSLELAGGALSIGFTNITGYSVLVGLASGLEPVCSQAFGSKNWELLSLSLQRMVFMLLMAIIPISALWVNLERIMLFMGQDSGITEMAAIYCFYSLPDLLTNTLLQPLRVFLRSQKVTKPMMYCSLVAVVFHVPLNYLLVVVMELGVPGVAMASVLTNMNMVVLMAGYVGVFRRKEMRLRWSCGGGVGGGGGGGFGELLKLAVPSCLMICLEWWWYEIVTVMAGYLENPTLAVAATGILIQTTSMMYTVPMALAGCVSARVGNELGAGKPYKAKLAAMVALGCAFVMGFINVTWTVVLRYGWAALFTNDEPVKALVASVMPIMGLCELANCPQTTGCGVLRGTARPVVGANINLGSFYFVGTPVAVALAFWFKIGFSGLWFGLLSAQVACAISILYVVIVRTDWEAEAMKAEKLTKIEMVTCNASKNKDITKEEECKGLLENVNENKIDIC, encoded by the exons ATGGAAGATAGTAATGACCGTGATTTCTTTTCACACAAATTCCCAACAACCAGCCAg GTGGTGGAAGAGTTGAAGGAGCTATGGAGCATGGCTTTACCGATAACAGCCATGAACATGTTGGTTTTTGTGAGAGCTGTTGTTTCTGTTCTTTTCCTCGGTAGACTCGGAAGTTTAGAGCTAGCTGGTGGTGCACTCTCCATAGGTTTCACAAACATAACAGGGTACTCTGTTCTTGTCGGTCTCGCATCTGGTCTTGAACCTGTTTGTAGCCAAGCTTTCGGTAGCAAAAACTGGGAGCTTCTTTCGCTTTCACTACAACGAATGGTGTTCATGCTTTTAATGGCGATAATACCGATTAGTGCTCTTTGGGTTAACCTTGAAAGAATCATGCTGTTCATGGGTCAAGACAGTGGGATAACTGAAATGGCGGCGATATACTGCTTTTATTCTCTGCCGGATCTTTTGACGAACACGTTGTTACAGCCTTTGAGGGTTTTTTTAAGGTCGCAGAAAGTGACAAAGCCGATGATGTATTGTTCGTTGGTGGCGGTTGTTTTTCATGTTCCGTTGAATTATTTGCTGGTGGTGGTGATGGAACTTGGTGTGCCGGGTGTGGCGATGGCGTCGGTGTTGACGAATATGAATATGGTGGTTTTGATGGCGGGGTATGTGGGGGTGTTTAGGAGGAAGGAGATGAGGTTGAGGTGGAGTTGCGGTGGTGGTGTTGGCGGCGGCGGTGGTGGTGGTTTTGGGGAGTTGTTGAAATTGGCTGTGCCTAGTTGTTTGATGATATGTTTGGAATGGTGGTGGTATGAGATTGTTACTGTTATGGCTGGTTATTTGGAGAATCCAACGTTGGCGGTTGCTGCAACTGGGATTTTGATTCAGACAACAAGTATGATGTATACTGTTCCTATGGCTCTTGCTGGGTGTGTTTCTGCTAGG GTAGGGAATGAGCTTGGAGCAGGTAAACCATACAAAGCAAAGCTAGCAGCGATGGTTGCATTAGGATGTGCATTTGTGATGGGCTTCATCAATGTAACATGGACTGTGGTCCTTCGATACGGATGGGCCGCGCTTTTCACAAACGACGAACCCGTCAAAGCCTTGGTTGCATCTGTCATGCCAATAATGGGCCTATGCGAGCTCGCGAACTGCCCACAAACAACCGGCTGCGGTGTACTCCGAGGCACAGCCCGACCCGTCGTAGGCGCCAACATCAACTTAGGTTCATTCTATTTCGTGGGCACGCCGGTGGCCGTAGCGTTGGCATTTTGGTTCAAGATTGGTTTCAGTGGGCTTTGGTTCGGGCTATTATCAGCCCAAGTTGCATGTGCTATATCAATTCTATATGTAGTGATTGTACGTACGGATTGGGAAGCTGAGGCAATGAAGGCAGAGAAACTAACAAAGATAGAGATGGTGACATGTAATGCAAGTAAGAATAAAGACATAACAAAAGAGGAAGAGTGCAAGGGTTTGTTGGAAAATGTAAATGAGAACAAAATTGACATTTGCTAA